The DNA sequence AACACTTGTTATTGACTTGTCTCCATCGTTGGTAATGACAATGTTATTGGGTCCACGATGGACAAACTCCACATGCAGGCGCGTGTGCGTGTGACTTGCTGGGTCGCATGAAGCTTTAATGAACGTTTGACGGCATGTTTGATccagtggggatccgggttagaacaggtctTCAGTAAAATGCGACTAAATAGGAcagcccttcggatgagaccgcaaaaaacagAGGCCCTgtctcacagcaggtgtgggacgataaagattcctccctgctcaaagaccgtaaccACCAAGcaaaggccaaaattttgcagcccttcatcgatAATGGTGACGAATTCGCCAGCGGGATATTAAAGCAATATATAACCAACCAACGAACTTCATACGCAGACAGACGCCAATAAAACCGGACCTAGTTGTATTTATGTTGTTTGTTCCTTTTACTGAGATGTTTTCTCTCCaatgtttcaaaaatattctccaCTCCTGAACATTTGGCTCATAGTTTGCTTATGAAAGACAATACAAATTGACAGCGAACAAATATATAGTTGACTAAGGTCAAGATCATAATTTTAATAAAAGACTGAAATAGAAACATTTGCCTGTACCTCAGCTGAGTATTTGAGAAGGAATGATCGGAACAGCAGTCGATCAGTGGTTTGTGCAAACCGTTACATGCATGGTGAGATTGAACCTTGCCCATACATTGACTCCATCATACTTGAAATGTGACAACACTTCGTGACTGCTCTTCCGACAAACGACATCATTTAGAATCTGTCGGATGACACTTTCAAATACGTCAATTATCAATTATCAAgctatttttgtgtgaaaatatttgCGAGGTTTCGGGTTAATTTTCTcgtgtattgtgttttcaattttgttgttaCCCAAGTCACTTTGTGTATAGGTTTTTAGGTTAAGTTATTGCTATTTCAGTGCAGAGGGGATTTAAGAAACTATCTGGGCCATATCAGGCAGTACTCTCAGCATTTCAGTAGGTGCTCGGCGTGGGAATCAGAACACGTGAGACAGTGCTGTATGCACATGGGTGTTCCACGTGGTGGACTTGGCAATTATTTTGTGAGCCTAGTGTTGCCTTTGGTTTGAAGTCGGCGTTACCCAGTATCGTTGTTCAGTGAGAGACCTGTGAGTCCGGGACTGGAAGCGGAGGGGCTGTTCGAGCTGTATGGAGGCCTGGTTGTGCCAAGTGTGACGTGGcgttaaattgaattgtgctgagtagccaaactttcatattgtgtttcagtaaactaacattttatcaaaaaggaatttgagaaatttGTACAAAACGTAATTTACTACTGTTTAACTTTTTCTGTAGTTAGCGGAATTAGCGACTATTCGAACcattatgtaatacatttattaccagtTATATTTTCAGCCTGGAATGACATACTTGTTGTATTAACTATTGAATTGTCTTGACAGTTATAGTTatattgattgtcaatattgccaggtttattataccaatttatatttctttctcgGTGAGAGAGTATGGGTGTGTGAATGTGAAAgtgtgatttctttgtttttcaaacatctctatatttcttatcttattgctaaataaattttctttttatttattctacgatttatcattttctctactcctacacaaaatccaaaaagaacttcattacatatggtggcagcggtgggattTTGTGATAATTGGTTTAGAGAAAAGATATTTGGTAGAATATCGGTGGTTCAGAAAAAGTTCTATCAAATCAatttaatttttgcaattttgatttCAGTGCAATTTGAAAGTTTggcttattgattttttttcctttgcTGCTCTGGTGTGTAGTTGATAATGTCATTGCCTCAGTGGGTTCAGGACGCTGTTGAGAAGGGTCAGGACTTGTCAGTGTGTCTCGAGTTGTGGAAACATGCTACGGCAGTTGATAGAGATGAACGTGCTACACAGAGAGAGGAGAAGAAACAAGAGATGGAACTACAACGAATGGCCATGGAGAAAGATGCAGAAAAACAGAAACTGGACGTAGAAAGGGAAATGGAGGAAAAAAGGTTGCAGGTAAAAATGAGAGAATTAGATCTACAGGAACAGGCAATGAAAACCAAGGGTAAACCGGGTGATAGTGAGACCAAAGAACAGAAGCATGAGGTAAAGTATCTACTTCCAAAATATGTAGAAGGTGAAGATATAGATGTTTTCATCAGGTCATTTGAAAGACTGGCTAATCTGCATAAGTGGCCGAAGGCAGAGTGGGCAATACGACTAGTTCCACAATTGACGGGTAAGGCACTAGATAGTTATGCACGGTTGAGGGAAGTTGAGTCAAATGATTATGACGTCATTAAGAAGGCCATACTCAAAAGGTATGATTTGACGGCTAGTACTTACAAGGATAAGTTTAGGGCATGTAAACAAGATCCTAATGAAACATTCAGAGAGTTTTACACTCGTTCATTGAATTATTTCGAGCACTGGTGTCAGATGGAGAGAGTTGGCGAGAATTTTGTAGTGTTGGTAGATGTGCTTATGAGGGAGCAGCTGATCAACAGTTCATCAAAGGATTTGCAGGTATggttgaaagaaagaaaaccaaAATCAGCAGATGAAATGATCGAGCTTGCTGAAGCATATCAGAATGCACATCGTGGGTCTGTGATCATGAACAAGGTTCATGCACAGGGTAATCCGAAGGACAGTAGAGGTAAGTCTCATGAACAGAAACCTGTGTCGGGTAATCCACAAAGTAAATCTGAAAAGAAGTGTTTCTTGTGTCATAGAATAGGTCACTTCATAAGCAAATGTCCATTACGCAAATCGACGGATAAAGATGCAAATGCTGAAAAACAGTGGGGAGGAAAACCTAAACCTGGTCAATCACAGGAAAAAGCAGGTTTAGTGCATTCACCAACAATGACGAGAAAGGGACAAACTTTAGAGTTACCCATGGCGGTGGAAGCAAAAGGATTTCATAAGGACACAAAGAAGAGTGGACTTAAGATTGAGTCGGGAATGGTGAATGGTAAGGAAGCATCTGTTTTGCGTGACACTGGGTGCACATCTATTCTGGTGGCAGAGAAGTTAATCAGAAGAGACGATTTAACAGGGGGCGTAAGTGAGGTGACCCTGGCGAACGGATGTTTGGAGAAATGTCCGGAAGTGTGGATTGAAGTCGATACAACCTATGTCAAAGGTAAGGTGGTGGCTTTAGTCATGAATACACCATTTGCAGATTTGATAATAGGAAATTACACACGAGTAGATATCCCTACTGAAAGGAACGACATTGAGAAAATGTCAAGGTCAGTAACAGACACTTGTCAGGCTGTGGAGACAAGGTCATCGGCAAAAAGAAAACCAGTTCAGAAGGAAGTGGTAGACATTGGTCAGGAGTTTGGTGGACAATACTCTAGAGAGGAATGGATTGAGGAGCTAAGAAATGATCCTACGTTGGATGTCTACAAAAAACGAGTTGGTGATGGTACTCCCAAAGACGGAGGCGGCTACATATCACTTGAGAAAGGTATGTTATACAGACATTTCAAATCAGATGCAACCAAGGAAATCGTAAAACAGTTACTGGTACCAGCGAAATTTCGCAGTCGAATTCTTTCACTGGCCCACGATATTCCTATGGCGGGTCATcttggaataaagaaaaccagggaaagaatattgaaatatttcttttggcCAGGAATTTTCGACGACACTAAGAAATACTATAGATCCTGTCCGAAATGTCAAAAAGGAACTTCGAAAACCAAGGTGAGTAAAGTTCCGTTAATTCAAATTCCTAGAATTGACGTACCTTTCCAGCGAATAGCAATAGACATGGTAGGACCATTACCTAGAACCAAAAG is a window from the Ostrea edulis chromosome 5, xbOstEdul1.1, whole genome shotgun sequence genome containing:
- the LOC125651369 gene encoding uncharacterized protein LOC125651369 — encoded protein: MSLPQWVQDAVEKGQDLSVCLELWKHATAVDRDERATQREEKKQEMELQRMAMEKDAEKQKLDVEREMEEKRLQVKMRELDLQEQAMKTKGKPGDSETKEQKHEVKYLLPKYVEGEDIDVFIRSFERLANLHKWPKAEWAIRLVPQLTGKALDSYARLREVESNDYDVIKKAILKRYDLTASTYKDKFRACKQDPNETFREFYTRSLNYFEHWCQMERVGENFVVLVDVLMREQLINSSSKDLQVWLKERKPKSADEMIELAEAYQNAHRGSVIMNKVHAQGNPKDSRGKSHEQKPVSGNPQSKSEKKCFLCHRIGHFISKCPLRKSTDKDANAEKQWGGKPKPGQSQEKAGLVHSPTMTRKGQTLELPMAVEAKGFHKDTKKSGLKIESGMVNGKEASVLRDTGCTSILVAEKLIRRDDLTGGVSEVTLANGCLEKCPEVWIEVDTTYVKGKVVALVMNTPFADLIIGNYTRVDIPTERNDIEKMSRSVTDTCQAVETRSSAKRKPVQKEVVDIGQEFGGQYSREEWIEELRNDPTLDVYKKRVGDGTPKDGGGYISLEKGMLYRHFKSDATKEIVKQLLVPAKFRSRILSLAHDIPMAGHLGIKKTRERILKYFFWPGIFDDTKKYYRSCPKCQKGTSKTKVSKVPLIQIPRIDVPFQRIAIDMVGPLPRTKRGNQYVLVICDYATKYPEAIPLKSQEAEVVAEAMVEVFSRVGVPKEILSDQSTNFMSSLMSELCRLLSIHKLNTTPYHPQANGLVERFNGTLKKMLQIYAQDEPGKWDKLLPYLLFAYREVPQESTGFAPFELMYGRHVRGPLAILRESIDGEEDESRQLQPSILSYIIEMREKLARMADLVSEKEQDSKTDQKRYYDRNARNRSFEVGDKVLVLLPTSTKKILAQWKGPFPVLEKVSPVDYRVRYDNGGTKVYHVNMLKRWFERDEENEKQVIAAVCIADHSEEDTECIDNPLVDPRDNFKDVKISDTLSEEQKTELMELQRGFKKLSGSYQAVLSAFHRRYPVSLFSERPVSPGLEAEGLFELYGGLVVPSVTWR